Below is a window of Streptomyces sp. WMMB303 DNA.
GACGACACCCTCCAGCGTTCCCGCGTCCGGGGCCCGCGCGTCGAGCCAGCCGCTGACCTGTGACGGGATGGCGTTCACCCCGTTCGGCTGCACCGCCACCCGGCCGAAGGTGGCCAGCGCACCCGCCAGCCGCGCCTTCTTGCGGGCCGCCAGGACGGTGTTGGCGTAGGTGAGCATCGGATCGCGGCGGTCCTCCAGCCGGGTGGTGCCCGCGTGGTTGGCCTCGCCCCGGAAGTCGAACCGCCAGCGGCCGTGCGGCCAGATCGCCGACGCGACGGCCACCGGGTGCGCGGTTTCGGCCAGCGCCCGGCCCTGCTCGATGTGCAGTTCGACGAACGCGCCGATCCGCGCCAGGCGCTCGGGGTCGGGGCCGAGCGTCCCGGGGTCCTGCCCGGCGGCTTCCATGGCCTGCGCGAGGGTCACCCCCTCGGCGTCCCGCAACGCGTGGGCGTCCTGCCGGGTCAGCGCGCCGCTCGCCAGGCGGGAGCCCACGCAGGCCAGTCCGAAGCGGGCCCCTTCCTCGTCGGCGAAGTTGACGATGGCCAGCGGACGGGTGAAGGCGGTGCCGCGGGCGCGGAGCTCGTCGTGCGCGGCGAGGGCCGACAGCACCCCCAGCGGGCCGTCGAAGGCGCCGCCGTCGGGGACGGAGTCCAGATGCGACCCGGTCACGACCGCGTCACCTGCGGACCCGTCGGCTGCGGGCCCGGCACCGGGGCCGCCGGTCCCCTCGGCGTCGGGCCCGGCCCAGGCCCACTGGTTGCCGTTCCGGTCGACCTCGTAGGCCAGTCCCCGGACCGCGGCCTGCTCCCGGAACCACTGCCGGCACTCCAGGTCGGGTCCCGTCCACGCGAAGCGGCGGTACCCGCCGCCCGCGGACCGGCCCAGCGGCAGCAGCTCCCGCCACATCTGCCGGAACGAGGGCGGCGGGCCGCCGTCCCCCGCCGGCTGCGGCCGCGGCCCGGGCCCGGCGGCCCCCTCGTGGGCCTCCATCAGACATCCCCCTCGCGCATCGGAATGCGGACGCCGCGGTCCTCGGCGACGGCCTCCGCCTCCGGGTACCCGGCGTCGACGTGCCGGATCACTCCGGTGCCGGGGTCGTTGGTCAGGACCCGGCGCAGCTTCTCGCCCGCGAGCGCCGTGCCGTCGGCGACGGTGACCTGGCCGGCGTGCAGCGAGCGGCCCATGCCGACCCCGCCCCCGTGGTGCAGGGAGACCCAGGTGGCGCCGGAGGCGACGTTGAGCATGGCGTTGAGCATGGGCCAGTCGGCGATGGCGTCGGAGCCGTCGCGCATGGCCTCGGTCTCGCGGTACGGCGAGGCCACCGAGCCGCAGTCCAGGTGGTCGCGGCCGAGTACGAGCGGCGCCGCCAGTTCCCCGGCGGCGACCATGTCGTTGAAGCGCTCGCCGGCCGCGGCCCGCTCGCCGTAGCCGAGCCAGCAGATCCGCGCCGGGAGGCCCTGGTAGTGCACGCGTTCGCCGGCCAGCTTCAGCCAGCGGGCGAGGGAGGTGTTCTCCGGGAAGAGGTCGAGCAGGGCCCGGTCGGTGGCGGCGATGTCGGCGGGG
It encodes the following:
- a CDS encoding allantoate amidohydrolase, coding for MWRELLPLGRSAGGGYRRFAWTGPDLECRQWFREQAAVRGLAYEVDRNGNQWAWAGPDAEGTGGPGAGPAADGSAGDAVVTGSHLDSVPDGGAFDGPLGVLSALAAHDELRARGTAFTRPLAIVNFADEEGARFGLACVGSRLASGALTRQDAHALRDAEGVTLAQAMEAAGQDPGTLGPDPERLARIGAFVELHIEQGRALAETAHPVAVASAIWPHGRWRFDFRGEANHAGTTRLEDRRDPMLTYANTVLAARKKARLAGALATFGRVAVQPNGVNAIPSQVSGWLDARAPDAGTLEGVVAEIERAAGERGGRDGVHVEVTGESATPLVEFDHALRDRVRALLGGEVPVLPTGAGHDAGILSASVPTAMLYVRNPTGVSHSPAEFAEEDDCAAGVTALADVLEGLM